From Limisphaera ngatamarikiensis, one genomic window encodes:
- the hypB gene encoding hydrogenase nickel incorporation protein HypB yields MECGCGSGGSPRILGGPDAAGPSTPHDSGGPGAGPAPAPHHPHEHPEHSHPADEPAAHEPHTVTLHRSLLEKNQRRAERNRGYFRARGWLVLNVMSSPGAGKTTLIEQTAKGLQGRLRCAVVVGDLATDLDAARLRAAGVPTVQVATGTVCHLDADMVRRAVQELNPDGLDLLIIENVGNLVCPADFDLGEDLRVVLLSVTEGEDKPLKYPPLFHSAHVAIITKSDLAEAARFNRAAALANLHRISHHARIFELSARTGAGMQAWLDFLVAEHRRVQNEPW; encoded by the coding sequence ATGGAATGTGGTTGTGGATCGGGCGGATCTCCGAGAATCCTGGGCGGGCCGGACGCAGCCGGACCTTCAACGCCCCACGACTCCGGAGGGCCCGGGGCCGGGCCCGCACCCGCTCCGCATCATCCCCACGAGCATCCGGAGCATTCACACCCGGCCGACGAACCGGCGGCCCACGAGCCCCACACGGTCACCCTGCACCGTTCTTTGCTGGAAAAGAACCAGCGTCGGGCCGAGCGCAACCGGGGTTACTTCCGGGCCCGGGGGTGGCTGGTGCTGAACGTGATGTCCAGCCCCGGCGCGGGCAAAACCACCTTGATCGAACAAACCGCAAAAGGGTTGCAGGGTCGGTTGCGCTGCGCCGTCGTGGTGGGCGATCTGGCCACCGATCTCGACGCGGCGCGTCTCCGGGCTGCGGGGGTGCCCACCGTCCAGGTGGCCACCGGTACCGTGTGTCATTTGGACGCGGACATGGTCCGCCGGGCGGTGCAGGAACTGAACCCGGACGGGCTGGACCTCCTGATCATCGAAAACGTGGGCAACCTGGTGTGTCCGGCCGATTTTGATCTGGGCGAGGACCTGAGGGTGGTGTTGCTATCCGTCACCGAGGGTGAGGACAAACCGCTCAAATACCCGCCCCTGTTCCATTCTGCGCACGTGGCCATCATCACCAAGAGCGACCTGGCAGAGGCCGCCCGGTTCAACCGGGCCGCCGCCCTGGCCAACCTCCATCGCATCAGCCATCACGCCCGGATCTTCGAACTGTCCGCGCGGACCGGGGCGGGGATGCAGGCCTGGCTGGACTTTTTGGTGGCCGAACACCGCCGGGTCCAAAACGAACCGTGGTGA
- a CDS encoding RsmD family RNA methyltransferase has translation MRIIGGRAGGLILKVPKGLAVRPTPDLVKQAVFNSLGDRVVDAEVLELFAGTGALSLECVSRGARLAVCVERSARHASFLRENWRRAGFPPETLELRIQDVFAALEPLVMSGRSFDLILADPPYGPKNLQTRSESAAQRLLDDPWLPRLLRPGGRFILGHARRDRLELTPAWREVKVLRHGDSVMRFLEACLPGWP, from the coding sequence ATGCGGATCATTGGTGGCCGGGCAGGCGGTTTGATCCTGAAGGTGCCGAAGGGCCTGGCGGTGCGGCCCACGCCGGACCTGGTGAAACAAGCAGTGTTCAACAGCCTGGGAGACCGGGTGGTGGACGCGGAGGTACTGGAGTTGTTTGCCGGTACCGGGGCGCTGAGTCTGGAATGCGTGAGCCGGGGGGCACGACTGGCCGTGTGTGTGGAACGCTCCGCCCGTCATGCCTCCTTCCTGCGGGAGAACTGGCGACGGGCAGGCTTCCCCCCGGAAACGTTGGAACTACGGATTCAGGACGTCTTTGCGGCACTCGAACCGCTGGTGATGTCGGGGCGGTCGTTCGACCTCATTCTGGCCGACCCGCCCTACGGTCCAAAGAACCTGCAAACCCGATCTGAATCCGCAGCGCAACGGTTGTTGGACGATCCATGGCTGCCACGGCTGCTGCGGCCGGGGGGACGATTCATTCTGGGGCACGCCCGCCGGGACCGGTTGGAACTGACGCCGGCTTGGCGCGAGGTCAAGGTCCTTCGCCACGGCGACAGCGTGATGCGGTTTTTGGAGGCGTGTTTGCCCGGCTGGCCATGA
- a CDS encoding MBL fold metallo-hydrolase: MRITSLNPDTNIGASGWLIEFEGHRLLLDAGMHPKWEGHRALPLFQAAGPGEVDAIAISHCHHDHVGALPVALRHFPHAQVLMTELSYFLIERVLHNSVNVMTRQRAELGIAEYPLYTHDEVDEIAPLFQGFRYNRPVEWTAHSRGRARRDGPTLEFFDAGHTLGAAGIRVQGRRETLFYTGDVCFHDQTLLRAARFEDVEADVLIMETTRGGRGTPEGFTREAEIDRLIESIRAVFKRRGSVLIPSFALGRTQEILALLALEMAGGRLRRQPVYIGGLGRVFTEIYDLQAHRTHRQHHNLHLHEALDLVVLDPEETRSLSLNTSRLFVVTAGMMTENTPAHDLAVRLARDERHAVFFVGYADPDTPGGRFKASRKGEPFFFSQQVPELVRYCEVDDFDLTAHAAREDLLDFVGMVDPRVVVLGHGDETARQWFAEQIARRYPRIRIVQPQPGEPVEL, encoded by the coding sequence ATGCGGATTACGAGTCTCAACCCGGACACGAACATCGGTGCCAGCGGCTGGCTGATTGAGTTTGAAGGGCACCGGCTCCTTTTGGACGCCGGTATGCATCCCAAGTGGGAAGGACACCGCGCCCTGCCGCTGTTTCAGGCGGCTGGCCCCGGCGAGGTCGACGCCATTGCCATCTCGCATTGCCATCACGACCACGTGGGGGCCTTGCCGGTGGCCCTGCGGCATTTTCCCCACGCCCAGGTCCTCATGACCGAGCTCAGCTATTTCCTGATCGAACGGGTCCTGCACAACTCCGTCAATGTCATGACCCGTCAGCGGGCCGAGCTCGGCATCGCCGAGTACCCCCTCTATACCCATGATGAAGTGGATGAAATTGCCCCGCTGTTCCAGGGGTTTCGGTACAACCGGCCGGTGGAATGGACCGCTCACTCCCGAGGACGCGCCCGACGGGATGGTCCCACGCTGGAGTTCTTCGACGCCGGCCACACCCTGGGCGCCGCCGGCATCCGGGTCCAGGGCCGCCGCGAAACGTTGTTCTACACCGGCGACGTCTGTTTCCACGACCAGACCCTGCTCCGGGCCGCACGATTCGAAGACGTGGAAGCCGACGTGCTGATCATGGAAACCACCCGGGGCGGCCGCGGTACACCCGAGGGATTCACCCGCGAGGCCGAGATTGACCGGTTGATCGAGTCCATTCGCGCGGTCTTCAAGCGCCGGGGCAGTGTCCTGATTCCCAGCTTTGCCCTGGGACGCACCCAGGAAATCCTGGCCCTGCTGGCCCTTGAGATGGCCGGAGGCCGCCTCCGCCGACAACCGGTCTACATCGGTGGACTCGGCCGCGTGTTCACCGAGATCTATGACCTTCAGGCCCATCGAACTCACCGGCAGCACCACAACCTTCACCTCCACGAGGCCCTTGACCTGGTCGTGCTCGATCCCGAAGAAACCCGGAGCCTTTCACTCAACACCAGTCGCCTCTTCGTGGTCACCGCGGGGATGATGACGGAAAACACGCCGGCCCACGACCTGGCCGTCCGCCTGGCCCGGGACGAACGACACGCCGTGTTTTTCGTGGGCTATGCCGACCCGGACACCCCCGGCGGCCGGTTCAAGGCCAGTCGCAAGGGCGAGCCCTTCTTCTTCAGCCAACAGGTCCCCGAGCTGGTCCGGTATTGCGAAGTGGACGACTTCGACCTGACCGCCCACGCCGCCCGGGAAGACCTGCTGGACTTTGTCGGCATGGTGGATCCGCGCGTGGTGGTTCTCGGTCACGGAGACGAGACAGCCCGCCAGTGGTTCGCCGAACAGATCGCGCGGCGTTACCCGCGGATCCGCATTGTCCAGCCCCAACCGGGCGAACCGGTCGAACTGTGA